One Aphelocoma coerulescens isolate FSJ_1873_10779 chromosome 5, UR_Acoe_1.0, whole genome shotgun sequence DNA segment encodes these proteins:
- the DTD2 gene encoding D-aminoacyl-tRNA deacylase 2 isoform X1, with protein sequence MAATRARAVLQQSFSARLQVRPPERGSEAQWVESLLLAPWLSPKVTVSHFGSRTSSRRPRDTTTLAGGLSCRLCLLCDSVNSERKGQIQRGLVIYICFFKDADEDLVPKIVNTLLNVKLSENENGEFVSVLDLPGDVLIVPQATLGGKPKGRRMQYHANIEKEKGLELYSQFVTLCEKELAANAKCVEAGVLVKHGTYGNRQVLKLDTNGPYTHLIDF encoded by the exons ATGGCGGCGACgcgggcccgggccgtgctgcagCAGAGTTTCTCCGCCCGGCTGCAGGTGCGGCCTCCCGAGCGCGGCTCCGAGGCCCAGTGGGTGGAG AGCCTTCTCCTCGCCCCCTGGTTATCACCAAAGGTTACTGTCAGTCACTTCGGCAGTAGGACAAGCAGCAGGAGGCCGAG AGACACTACAACCTTGGCTGGTGGGCTCAGCTGTCGGCTTTGTTTATTGTGTGATAGTGTTAACTCGGAGAGGAAAGGCCAG ATCCAGAGAGGGCTTGTTATCTACATATGCTTCTTCAAAGATGCAGATGAGGATCTTGTCCCAAAAATTG tcaaTACACTGTTGAATGTTAAATTAAGTGAAAATGAAAACGGCGAGTTTGTTTCTGTTCTTGATTTACCAGGAGACGTACTCATCGTACCACAAGCTACCCTAGGTGGTAAACCAAAGGGAAGAAGGATGCAGTACCATGCAaacattgaaaaagaaaaagggttgGAACTTTACTCTCAGTTTGTGACTTTGTGTGAAAAAGAACTGGCTGCCAATGCCAAATGTGTGGAAGCCGGTGTTCTTGTCAAGCATGGCACATATGGAAACAGGCAGGTGTTAAAACTGGATACAAATGGACCTTACACTCATCTGATTgacttttga
- the DTD2 gene encoding D-aminoacyl-tRNA deacylase 2 isoform X3 yields the protein MAATRARAVLQQSFSARLQVRPPERGSEAQWVEIQRGLVIYICFFKDADEDLVPKIVNTLLNVKLSENENGEFVSVLDLPGDVLIVPQATLGGKPKGRRMQYHANIEKEKGLELYSQFVTLCEKELAANAKCVEAGVLVKHGTYGNRQVLKLDTNGPYTHLIDF from the exons ATGGCGGCGACgcgggcccgggccgtgctgcagCAGAGTTTCTCCGCCCGGCTGCAGGTGCGGCCTCCCGAGCGCGGCTCCGAGGCCCAGTGGGTGGAG ATCCAGAGAGGGCTTGTTATCTACATATGCTTCTTCAAAGATGCAGATGAGGATCTTGTCCCAAAAATTG tcaaTACACTGTTGAATGTTAAATTAAGTGAAAATGAAAACGGCGAGTTTGTTTCTGTTCTTGATTTACCAGGAGACGTACTCATCGTACCACAAGCTACCCTAGGTGGTAAACCAAAGGGAAGAAGGATGCAGTACCATGCAaacattgaaaaagaaaaagggttgGAACTTTACTCTCAGTTTGTGACTTTGTGTGAAAAAGAACTGGCTGCCAATGCCAAATGTGTGGAAGCCGGTGTTCTTGTCAAGCATGGCACATATGGAAACAGGCAGGTGTTAAAACTGGATACAAATGGACCTTACACTCATCTGATTgacttttga
- the DTD2 gene encoding D-aminoacyl-tRNA deacylase 2 isoform X4: MAATRARAVLQQSFSARLQIQRGLVIYICFFKDADEDLVPKIVNTLLNVKLSENENGEFVSVLDLPGDVLIVPQATLGGKPKGRRMQYHANIEKEKGLELYSQFVTLCEKELAANAKCVEAGVLVKHGTYGNRQVLKLDTNGPYTHLIDF; encoded by the exons ATGGCGGCGACgcgggcccgggccgtgctgcagCAGAGTTTCTCCGCCCGGCTGCAG ATCCAGAGAGGGCTTGTTATCTACATATGCTTCTTCAAAGATGCAGATGAGGATCTTGTCCCAAAAATTG tcaaTACACTGTTGAATGTTAAATTAAGTGAAAATGAAAACGGCGAGTTTGTTTCTGTTCTTGATTTACCAGGAGACGTACTCATCGTACCACAAGCTACCCTAGGTGGTAAACCAAAGGGAAGAAGGATGCAGTACCATGCAaacattgaaaaagaaaaagggttgGAACTTTACTCTCAGTTTGTGACTTTGTGTGAAAAAGAACTGGCTGCCAATGCCAAATGTGTGGAAGCCGGTGTTCTTGTCAAGCATGGCACATATGGAAACAGGCAGGTGTTAAAACTGGATACAAATGGACCTTACACTCATCTGATTgacttttga
- the DTD2 gene encoding D-aminoacyl-tRNA deacylase 2 isoform X2 yields MAATRARAVLQQSFSARLQSLLLAPWLSPKVTVSHFGSRTSSRRPRDTTTLAGGLSCRLCLLCDSVNSERKGQIQRGLVIYICFFKDADEDLVPKIVNTLLNVKLSENENGEFVSVLDLPGDVLIVPQATLGGKPKGRRMQYHANIEKEKGLELYSQFVTLCEKELAANAKCVEAGVLVKHGTYGNRQVLKLDTNGPYTHLIDF; encoded by the exons ATGGCGGCGACgcgggcccgggccgtgctgcagCAGAGTTTCTCCGCCCGGCTGCAG AGCCTTCTCCTCGCCCCCTGGTTATCACCAAAGGTTACTGTCAGTCACTTCGGCAGTAGGACAAGCAGCAGGAGGCCGAG AGACACTACAACCTTGGCTGGTGGGCTCAGCTGTCGGCTTTGTTTATTGTGTGATAGTGTTAACTCGGAGAGGAAAGGCCAG ATCCAGAGAGGGCTTGTTATCTACATATGCTTCTTCAAAGATGCAGATGAGGATCTTGTCCCAAAAATTG tcaaTACACTGTTGAATGTTAAATTAAGTGAAAATGAAAACGGCGAGTTTGTTTCTGTTCTTGATTTACCAGGAGACGTACTCATCGTACCACAAGCTACCCTAGGTGGTAAACCAAAGGGAAGAAGGATGCAGTACCATGCAaacattgaaaaagaaaaagggttgGAACTTTACTCTCAGTTTGTGACTTTGTGTGAAAAAGAACTGGCTGCCAATGCCAAATGTGTGGAAGCCGGTGTTCTTGTCAAGCATGGCACATATGGAAACAGGCAGGTGTTAAAACTGGATACAAATGGACCTTACACTCATCTGATTgacttttga